A portion of the Pedobacter cryoconitis genome contains these proteins:
- a CDS encoding family 16 glycoside hydrolase: protein MIRNIFFILLAVALLQNNAFAQGKTDQRTTTTRIADLYAQLPAQNAELLNAGMQEIFNMGEDGYVTMISGMADQGKGNNALLEYAVGGFSAYASKTGHENAKKMSISAYCKALTKLSDVKNKAFIISQLELVGDDSAIPCLQVFLNDSQLSDPAARALVKINSPASKSALLTGLAKATGQAQMAIVNALGDSRSKDAAETINKLAGNDQQELKKVALYALANIADPSSEKIMTAAAEKSGFQYENTNAAASALLYAENLLKDGNNTLSGQLAESFLKQATADNQNGIRSAALKILTDSRKDQGSTILIEAVGDKNSQYRAAALKFAVPYLNPASTALWINKLEKSDAITKAEIISMLGANHAKDALPAILKLLNSNDQVVKYAAINAAANIGQSQVLGDLLQVMSKGDAATAAIVSDAIKRMKGDGITAQLAQYIAKSNPAMQITLINLLASRAANDQLPAITDLLKNKNPEVRQAAFTALKSVVTGANLSQLFTLLNETSDQTALISLQDAIIAANQGTVNKTEQTAQLLQQMDKTAADKKPLFYKMLASLGGAKGLEAVQNGFNTGNEQQQKSAINALAFWADGEAARPLIRIAKETKNSEQADQAIDGYLTLIRKGDYPAEQRLLLLREAMSLSKTPAQQQQILKDVGNAKCFNALIFAGRYLDDPGLAATAANTVMNIALADKSYQGDIVKGLLDKTIASLKGADSEYQIKAIQKYLAEMPMGEGFVQVFNGKDLTGWKGLVEDPVKRAKMGPKDLAAAQEKANVEMLDSWHVVNGELLFMSHGNNLATIKKYGDFEMLVDWKIIDDHKQKGDAGIYLRGSPQVQIWDNARVKEGAQVGSGGLYNNQVNESKPLKVADNKLDEWNTFRILMKGDRVTVYLNGELVTDNVILENYWDRTLPIFAEEQIELQAHGSPVAYRDVYIREIPRGKPFELSPAEKKEGFKVLFDGTNMHNWMGNTTDYVIENGNIAIRPKPGKGSGGNLFTKDEYSNFVFRFEFQLTPGANNGLGIRAPLEGDAAYEGMELQILDNDAPIYKELHAYQFHGSIYGTIAAKKGFLKPVGEWNYEEVIVKGPKIKVILNGTSILDADITDARKNGAADGQKHPGLSRDSGHIGFLGHGSPVQFKNIRIKDLGK, encoded by the coding sequence ATGATCAGAAATATATTTTTTATACTGCTGGCTGTTGCCCTGTTACAAAACAATGCTTTTGCCCAGGGGAAAACCGACCAGCGCACCACAACAACCCGAATCGCAGATTTATATGCACAATTACCTGCTCAAAATGCTGAATTGTTAAATGCAGGAATGCAGGAAATCTTCAATATGGGAGAAGATGGCTATGTAACGATGATTAGTGGCATGGCTGATCAGGGAAAGGGCAATAATGCTTTATTGGAATATGCGGTAGGTGGTTTCTCTGCTTATGCGAGCAAAACCGGGCATGAAAACGCAAAAAAGATGAGCATTAGTGCTTACTGTAAGGCTTTAACTAAGTTGTCTGATGTCAAAAATAAAGCTTTCATCATTAGTCAGCTGGAATTAGTTGGAGATGACAGTGCTATTCCTTGTTTACAAGTTTTTCTGAACGATAGCCAGCTTTCAGACCCTGCCGCCAGGGCTTTGGTTAAAATCAACTCTCCAGCATCAAAAAGTGCTTTGTTAACCGGGCTGGCGAAAGCTACCGGTCAGGCACAAATGGCAATTGTGAATGCACTAGGGGATAGCCGTTCTAAAGATGCAGCAGAGACGATCAACAAACTTGCAGGGAATGATCAACAGGAATTAAAAAAAGTAGCATTGTATGCACTGGCTAATATCGCTGATCCTTCGTCAGAAAAAATAATGACTGCAGCAGCAGAGAAAAGTGGTTTTCAATATGAAAATACAAATGCGGCTGCATCCGCATTACTTTATGCAGAAAACCTGTTAAAAGATGGAAATAATACTTTATCTGGCCAGCTGGCAGAATCTTTTTTGAAACAAGCAACTGCAGATAACCAGAATGGTATTCGGTCTGCAGCACTTAAAATATTGACAGACAGCCGTAAAGATCAAGGTTCAACTATCTTGATTGAAGCAGTCGGTGATAAGAATAGCCAATACCGTGCTGCGGCATTAAAATTTGCTGTACCTTATTTAAATCCAGCATCTACTGCACTGTGGATTAACAAACTGGAGAAATCTGATGCAATAACCAAGGCAGAAATTATCAGTATGCTGGGTGCAAATCATGCAAAAGATGCGCTACCAGCAATCCTGAAATTATTGAACAGTAATGATCAGGTTGTTAAATATGCAGCGATCAATGCAGCAGCAAATATAGGTCAGAGCCAGGTTTTAGGTGATTTACTTCAGGTAATGAGTAAAGGTGATGCAGCTACAGCAGCCATAGTGTCCGATGCGATTAAAAGAATGAAAGGTGACGGTATTACCGCGCAGTTAGCCCAGTATATAGCAAAATCAAATCCTGCAATGCAAATTACCCTGATCAATCTGCTGGCATCACGTGCAGCAAATGATCAGCTGCCTGCAATAACTGACTTGCTGAAGAATAAGAATCCGGAAGTCAGGCAAGCTGCCTTTACTGCCTTAAAATCGGTAGTAACAGGTGCTAATCTTTCTCAATTGTTCACACTATTGAACGAGACTTCTGATCAGACCGCATTAATTAGCCTGCAAGATGCAATTATTGCAGCTAATCAGGGAACGGTAAACAAAACGGAGCAAACAGCTCAGCTACTACAGCAAATGGACAAAACTGCTGCTGATAAAAAGCCTCTTTTTTACAAAATGCTGGCTAGTTTGGGTGGAGCAAAAGGTTTGGAAGCGGTTCAAAATGGCTTCAATACCGGCAATGAACAACAGCAAAAATCTGCTATAAATGCCTTGGCATTTTGGGCGGATGGCGAAGCTGCCAGACCATTGATCCGGATTGCAAAAGAAACTAAAAATAGTGAGCAGGCGGACCAGGCAATTGATGGGTACCTGACCTTGATCAGAAAAGGTGATTATCCTGCGGAACAGCGGTTATTGTTATTGCGTGAAGCGATGAGTTTGTCAAAAACACCAGCGCAGCAACAACAAATTTTAAAAGACGTGGGAAATGCTAAATGCTTTAACGCGCTGATTTTTGCCGGAAGATATCTTGATGATCCAGGGCTTGCGGCCACTGCTGCCAATACGGTGATGAATATTGCATTAGCTGATAAATCTTATCAAGGTGATATTGTAAAGGGTTTACTGGATAAAACAATCGCTTCTTTAAAGGGTGCGGACAGTGAATATCAAATAAAGGCTATACAAAAGTATCTGGCAGAAATGCCAATGGGTGAGGGGTTTGTTCAGGTATTTAATGGAAAAGACCTGACTGGCTGGAAAGGGCTAGTGGAAGATCCGGTTAAAAGAGCTAAAATGGGCCCTAAAGATTTAGCTGCTGCACAGGAAAAGGCAAATGTTGAAATGCTGGATAGCTGGCATGTGGTCAATGGTGAGCTGCTGTTTATGAGCCACGGAAATAACCTGGCAACTATCAAAAAATATGGTGATTTTGAAATGCTGGTAGACTGGAAAATCATTGACGATCATAAACAGAAAGGTGATGCTGGAATTTATCTCCGTGGATCTCCACAGGTACAGATCTGGGATAATGCAAGGGTAAAAGAAGGTGCACAAGTTGGTTCAGGTGGTTTATACAATAACCAGGTGAATGAAAGCAAGCCGCTGAAGGTTGCTGATAATAAGCTCGATGAGTGGAATACCTTCCGTATTTTAATGAAGGGAGATCGTGTTACGGTTTATTTAAATGGTGAATTAGTAACAGATAATGTGATCCTTGAAAATTACTGGGACAGAACACTGCCGATCTTTGCAGAAGAGCAGATTGAGTTACAGGCACATGGCTCTCCGGTTGCTTACCGCGATGTGTATATCAGAGAAATTCCGCGTGGAAAGCCATTTGAATTAAGTCCGGCAGAAAAAAAGGAAGGTTTTAAAGTTTTATTTGATGGGACTAATATGCATAACTGGATGGGAAATACCACTGATTATGTGATTGAGAATGGAAATATAGCTATCCGCCCTAAACCTGGAAAAGGTTCTGGCGGTAATTTATTCACGAAAGATGAATATAGTAATTTTGTGTTCCGCTTTGAATTCCAATTAACTCCGGGTGCTAATAACGGACTGGGGATCAGAGCTCCGCTTGAAGGAGATGCTGCTTACGAAGGAATGGAACTACAAATTTTAGACAATGACGCCCCGATTTATAAAGAGCTGCATGCTTATCAGTTTCATGGGTCAATTTATGGAACCATTGCTGCTAAAAAAGGATTCCTGAAACCTGTAGGAGAATGGAATTATGAAGAAGTAATTGTAAAAGGGCCTAAAATTAAAGTGATCCTGAATGGCACATCTATTCTGGATGCAGATATTACGGATGCGCGGAAAAATGGTGCCGCTGATGGGCAGAAACATCCTGGATTAAGCCGTGATAGCGGCCATATTGGCTTTTTGGGCCATGGTTCTCCAGTACAGTTCAAAAATATAAGAATCAAGGATTTAGGTAAATAA
- a CDS encoding Gfo/Idh/MocA family oxidoreductase, with protein sequence MQPEEPNSRRNFIKKTAVGLAVFSIVPRYVLGGNGFIAPSDKLTKAVIGVGGMGRNHFPYDGTQVVAICDVDQRHLALSLPMLDKGVKTFSDYRELIKLPEVDIVHIATPPHWHGIMSVDAVNAGKDVWCEKPMTHSIGEGKRVMEAVQQHGRIFRLNTWFRFKDDFYGMGTPVKPIKKLVDSGLLGWPLKVTVSKHTGFDWKFYWVGKDNLPVEPVPAELDYEAWLGPAQYKPYSTHRVHQTFRGYWDYDGGGLSDMGQHYIDPIQYFLGKDDTSPVSVEIDAPQQHTDAVGIWRRITYTYADGCQIILDGEGKDTNVPYIEGPKGKLYPGFKSDIPDLERKLASFPDPAQQMTDFTQAVKTRQPFALNEQNGHRSCNIINMGLIALRLGRSLKFDPVKQVFIADDAANRLINPVLRAPWTI encoded by the coding sequence ATGCAACCTGAAGAACCAAATTCAAGAAGAAACTTTATTAAAAAAACGGCGGTGGGACTGGCCGTATTCTCTATTGTCCCGAGATATGTCCTTGGAGGAAATGGATTTATAGCCCCAAGTGACAAACTGACTAAAGCTGTTATCGGTGTCGGCGGAATGGGCCGGAATCATTTTCCTTATGATGGAACACAAGTAGTTGCAATTTGTGATGTAGATCAAAGACATCTTGCATTGTCTTTGCCAATGCTGGATAAAGGCGTAAAAACTTTTAGTGATTACAGAGAGCTGATCAAACTTCCTGAAGTGGATATTGTACATATTGCGACCCCTCCGCACTGGCATGGTATCATGTCTGTTGATGCGGTAAATGCTGGCAAAGATGTTTGGTGTGAAAAACCGATGACGCACAGTATAGGTGAAGGAAAAAGGGTAATGGAAGCGGTGCAGCAACATGGCCGGATCTTCCGTTTGAACACCTGGTTCCGCTTTAAAGATGATTTTTATGGAATGGGGACCCCTGTGAAACCTATTAAGAAATTGGTTGATAGTGGGTTGCTTGGCTGGCCTTTAAAAGTTACTGTGAGTAAGCATACCGGTTTTGACTGGAAATTTTACTGGGTAGGAAAAGATAATTTACCTGTTGAGCCTGTACCTGCAGAATTAGATTATGAAGCATGGCTGGGCCCCGCACAATATAAGCCATATAGTACGCATCGTGTACATCAGACTTTCAGGGGCTACTGGGATTATGATGGAGGTGGGTTAAGTGATATGGGACAGCACTATATTGATCCGATCCAGTATTTTCTGGGTAAGGACGATACCAGTCCGGTTTCAGTTGAAATAGACGCGCCGCAACAGCATACAGATGCAGTCGGTATCTGGCGCAGAATTACGTATACTTATGCAGATGGTTGTCAGATTATTCTGGATGGTGAAGGTAAGGATACCAATGTACCCTATATTGAAGGGCCAAAGGGTAAACTCTATCCTGGATTTAAGTCAGATATTCCTGATTTAGAAAGGAAATTGGCAAGTTTCCCTGATCCGGCGCAGCAAATGACTGATTTTACGCAGGCAGTTAAGACCAGGCAGCCATTTGCATTGAATGAGCAGAATGGCCATCGGTCTTGCAATATCATCAATATGGGATTGATTGCTTTACGTTTAGGGCGTTCGCTAAAATTTGATCCTGTAAAACAGGTATTTATAGCTGATGATGCAGCAAACAGGTTAATCAACCCAGTTTTGCGTGCACCGTGGACTATTTAA
- a CDS encoding DUF2059 domain-containing protein — protein MKKIILLFTLILFTATLSFSQDKAIYRESFKKMMIANGSEQTFKTVIDQMVSNYKAERPEVKQEIWDGLGETFHKVGIEELLDLLLPVYQKHLSLEDINNMTAFYQTPTGKRFAEKTPAITQESMQAGQVWGQKIGEEFAKKIAEKGN, from the coding sequence ATGAAGAAAATCATCCTGTTATTCACACTTATTTTATTCACCGCTACTCTATCATTTAGCCAGGATAAGGCTATTTATAGAGAAAGTTTCAAAAAGATGATGATTGCCAATGGATCTGAACAAACTTTTAAGACTGTAATTGATCAGATGGTCAGCAATTATAAAGCAGAAAGACCAGAAGTAAAACAAGAAATATGGGATGGGCTTGGCGAGACTTTTCACAAAGTCGGCATTGAAGAACTTTTAGATCTGTTGTTACCAGTTTATCAAAAACATTTATCACTGGAAGATATCAATAACATGACTGCGTTTTATCAGACCCCAACCGGGAAAAGGTTTGCTGAAAAAACTCCTGCCATTACACAAGAGTCCATGCAGGCCGGACAAGTATGGGGTCAGAAAATTGGAGAAGAGTTCGCTAAAAAAATCGCAGAGAAAGGAAATTAA
- a CDS encoding MarR family winged helix-turn-helix transcriptional regulator, which translates to MKIEDELQHQFFSAQQRVSTNIIFTANWILNKISVSLKPTGLSLQQFNVLSILNGQPSHTATVNLIKDRLIDRMPNVSRLLNKLMEKGLIQKERNLSDQRVVYVKLTPAGEKLRIQGRQILNNISVGISDENADLLNELLEKMRP; encoded by the coding sequence ATGAAGATCGAAGATGAATTACAACATCAGTTTTTTAGTGCACAACAAAGAGTGAGTACCAATATCATCTTCACGGCCAACTGGATCTTAAACAAGATTTCTGTTTCTTTAAAACCAACGGGCTTGTCTCTTCAGCAATTTAATGTGCTGAGTATTTTAAATGGGCAACCATCGCATACCGCAACAGTTAATCTGATTAAGGACCGTTTAATTGACCGGATGCCAAATGTATCCCGGCTATTAAATAAATTAATGGAAAAAGGATTAATCCAAAAAGAACGAAACCTTTCCGATCAACGCGTTGTTTATGTTAAACTGACTCCTGCAGGAGAAAAACTAAGAATACAAGGAAGGCAGATCTTAAACAATATCTCTGTTGGTATCAGCGATGAAAATGCAGATTTATTAAATGAACTTTTAGAAAAAATGCGGCCTTAA
- a CDS encoding NADP-dependent oxidoreductase, producing MNNVITLNSRPVGKPQLDNFKFVTEPMPVAGENEVLLKTLYVSVDPYLRGRMNDSKSYVPPFQLHEPIQSGIIAEVIESRHTGFAKGDFVSGSLAWKEFQVSTGKGLSKVDAEAAPLSAYLGAIGMTGLTAYLGLTEIGQPKAGETLVISGAAGAVGSIVGQIGKILGLRVVGIAGTDEKTALLKDRFGFDEAINYKTTSDMKEAIAAACPDGVDIYFDNVGGDISDAVMANLNRFARVPVCGAISLYNTTAAQMGPRLQPILVTRSVLMRGFIVSEFAAKSQEAITQLSSWLKEDKLKYTETIVEGFNNIPGAFMDLFEGKNEGKMVVKI from the coding sequence ATGAATAATGTAATCACTTTAAATAGCAGACCTGTTGGAAAACCACAGCTTGACAACTTTAAATTTGTCACTGAACCTATGCCAGTAGCAGGTGAAAATGAAGTCTTATTAAAAACACTATATGTATCTGTTGATCCCTATCTGAGAGGCAGGATGAACGATTCAAAATCATATGTACCCCCTTTTCAACTACATGAGCCTATTCAATCCGGTATTATTGCTGAGGTTATTGAATCCAGGCATACTGGATTTGCTAAAGGCGACTTTGTTTCCGGCAGTTTAGCCTGGAAAGAATTTCAGGTTTCTACTGGAAAAGGGCTTTCAAAAGTTGATGCTGAAGCGGCTCCCCTTAGTGCGTACCTAGGTGCAATAGGAATGACTGGATTGACCGCTTACCTTGGCTTAACAGAAATCGGTCAACCCAAAGCGGGCGAAACACTGGTTATTTCCGGTGCGGCAGGTGCAGTAGGGAGTATTGTCGGACAAATTGGTAAAATACTGGGCCTGCGGGTAGTTGGAATTGCAGGAACGGATGAAAAAACAGCACTATTGAAAGACCGTTTTGGCTTTGACGAAGCGATCAATTATAAAACAACATCAGACATGAAAGAAGCCATTGCAGCGGCATGTCCGGATGGAGTAGATATCTATTTCGACAATGTAGGCGGTGATATTTCTGATGCAGTCATGGCAAACCTGAACAGATTTGCGCGCGTTCCAGTATGTGGTGCTATCTCTTTGTACAATACAACAGCAGCACAAATGGGTCCAAGGTTACAACCAATTCTGGTGACCAGAAGTGTATTGATGCGTGGATTTATTGTATCAGAATTTGCTGCTAAATCTCAGGAAGCAATTACACAGCTATCAAGCTGGCTGAAAGAAGACAAATTAAAATATACAGAGACTATTGTTGAAGGGTTCAATAATATCCCGGGAGCCTTCATGGATCTTTTTGAAGGTAAGAATGAAGGTAAAATGGTCGTAAAAATCTAA
- a CDS encoding type 1 glutamine amidotransferase domain-containing protein, with amino-acid sequence MKVLIVLTSHSELGNTGEKTGFWVEEFAAPYYVLADAGAELTLASPKGGQPPIDPKSELPDFQTEATHRFDKDTELQGRLAQTVKLSDVNAADYDAVFYPGGHGPMWDLANDTTSIQLIETFLQQQKPIALVCHAPAALVKVKDENGDPLVKGKQVTGFSNSEEDAVQLSDVVPFLLEDELKRLGGVYSKGADWGPYVKKDGLLITGQNPGSSQEAALELLKTLKK; translated from the coding sequence ATGAAAGTTTTAATTGTATTAACCTCACACAGTGAATTAGGTAACACAGGTGAAAAAACCGGTTTTTGGGTAGAAGAATTTGCAGCACCATATTATGTACTGGCAGACGCAGGTGCTGAATTAACATTGGCATCTCCAAAAGGTGGTCAGCCACCTATTGATCCTAAAAGCGAATTGCCGGATTTCCAGACTGAAGCAACCCACCGCTTTGATAAAGATACTGAACTGCAGGGAAGATTGGCACAAACTGTAAAATTAAGCGATGTGAATGCAGCTGACTACGATGCTGTATTTTACCCAGGCGGCCATGGACCAATGTGGGACCTTGCGAATGATACTACTTCTATTCAATTGATAGAAACCTTCCTTCAACAACAGAAACCAATTGCCCTGGTTTGTCATGCACCGGCAGCTTTGGTAAAAGTTAAGGATGAAAATGGTGATCCTCTGGTTAAAGGTAAGCAGGTAACTGGCTTTTCTAACTCTGAAGAAGACGCTGTTCAGCTGAGTGATGTTGTTCCGTTTTTATTGGAAGATGAATTAAAAAGATTAGGTGGAGTCTATAGCAAAGGTGCTGATTGGGGCCCATATGTAAAAAAAGATGGTCTATTAATTACCGGTCAGAACCCAGGTTCCTCACAAGAAGCAGCTTTAGAATTATTAAAGACACTAAAAAAATAG